A region of Candidatus Binatia bacterium DNA encodes the following proteins:
- the rpiA gene encoding ribose-5-phosphate isomerase RpiA codes for MSDEGKRTGQGGVDDPAVQAVAERALALVGDGAKVGLGSGRAASAFIAKLGARVREGLRVVGVPTSEASAAQARELGIPLVELDEELVLDVTIDGADEVAPNLDLVKGWGGALVRERIVASASKRQVILVGPEKLVRTLGERGRIPVEVIPLARGPVTRALKQLGLEPTLRLGADGKPFVTDNGNLTIDCRPLAPIADGDAARALEARILAIAGVVDTGLFLGTADRVLVGRPDGSVEELVRA; via the coding sequence ATGAGCGACGAGGGTAAGCGGACGGGCCAGGGCGGGGTCGACGACCCGGCGGTCCAGGCCGTGGCGGAGCGCGCGCTCGCGCTCGTCGGCGACGGCGCGAAGGTCGGGCTCGGCTCGGGCCGTGCCGCATCGGCGTTCATCGCCAAGCTGGGGGCGCGGGTGCGCGAGGGGCTGCGCGTCGTCGGCGTGCCGACCTCGGAAGCGTCCGCGGCGCAGGCGCGCGAGCTCGGCATCCCGCTGGTCGAGCTCGACGAGGAGCTGGTGCTCGACGTCACGATCGACGGCGCGGACGAGGTCGCGCCGAACCTCGATCTGGTGAAGGGCTGGGGCGGCGCGCTCGTGCGCGAGCGCATCGTCGCGTCGGCGTCGAAGCGTCAGGTGATCCTCGTCGGACCGGAGAAGCTCGTGCGCACGCTCGGCGAGCGCGGCCGCATCCCGGTCGAGGTGATCCCGCTCGCGCGCGGTCCGGTGACGCGCGCGCTCAAGCAGCTCGGCCTCGAGCCGACGCTGCGGCTCGGCGCGGACGGCAAGCCGTTCGTCACCGACAACGGCAACCTGACGATCGACTGTCGTCCGCTCGCGCCGATCGCCGACGGCGACGCGGCGCGCGCGCTCGAGGCGCGCATCCTCGCGATCGCCGGCGTGGTCGACACGGGGCTCTTCCTCGGCACCGCGGATCGCGTTCTCGTCGGTCGGCCCGACGGCAGCGTCGAGGAGCTCGTGCGCGCGTGA
- a CDS encoding peroxiredoxin: MAIKEGDKIPDVKVTEMVDGKPTPISLAELSAGRRVVVFAVPGAFTPTCSMKHLPGFIEHYDAIKKKGVDEIACLSVNDVFVMDAWGKSSNATGKVRMLADGNGELTRALGLDMDASGFGMGPRSQRYAMILRDGKVEALMVEPGPGLNASSAEKVLERL; this comes from the coding sequence ATGGCGATCAAGGAAGGCGACAAGATTCCCGACGTGAAGGTCACCGAGATGGTCGACGGCAAGCCGACGCCGATCTCGCTGGCGGAGCTCTCGGCCGGCAGGCGGGTCGTGGTGTTCGCCGTCCCCGGCGCGTTCACGCCGACCTGCTCGATGAAGCACCTGCCCGGGTTCATCGAGCACTACGACGCGATCAAGAAGAAGGGCGTCGACGAGATCGCGTGCCTGTCGGTCAACGACGTGTTCGTCATGGACGCCTGGGGCAAGAGCAGCAACGCGACCGGCAAGGTGCGGATGCTGGCCGACGGCAACGGCGAGCTGACGCGCGCGCTCGGCCTCGACATGGACGCGAGCGGCTTCGGCATGGGGCCGCGCTCGCAGCGCTACGCGATGATCCTGCGCGACGGCAAGGTCGAGGCGCTGATGGTCGAGCCGGGTCCCGGGCTCAACGCGTCGAGCGCCGAGAAGGTTCTCGAGCGACTCTGA
- a CDS encoding DUF1302 family protein, producing MGGRVALVAAALSLAVVAATPASATIQLGDALVFGDVSAQNLFRMRKPGNFNLVQQRNTLRLGLDYKWLHDGKLINKFDTPDWIRQSSVYVLYRGVYDSVYDLKPGGAFYTFTGARDGSFSDIPRSARDAVKWENTLREAYIDIDFASIPLSLRLGRQQIVWGETDNFRLLDRVNALDLTWHLQQEIDVGRGWDQLRIPYWMIKWLWRLEDFGPVSNAFLEGFWNPGDWYPNKRRFLPYSPWSLPLENPIPFPNLERGTTLFRQGDYTRNPAENSQVGVRFSGFAAGINFTIAYMYQRWAGDDGSNTAFVRADLDPVTATEALANNTLPAWYTAPYVHVIGASANYFDEWSEAVLKTEMVYIMGTPWADGDKRSPVLPDLLFGVSKRDMWQGMIGFDRPTWIRFLNPNATWLILGQFFWHYLIDNERPVGDQIGFVGNLSPTMPLIGRDGGPCVNFVRCKAVDRVRDWEMLMTLAATSFYMGGSLVPQITYVLDPVNSFNQEVAWSLDYYVTPDFIVNVAQKYYINTTEAPVYETWGIAGVNRGRSETQLRFTYQF from the coding sequence ATGGGGGGAAGGGTTGCTCTCGTTGCGGCGGCGCTGAGCTTGGCTGTCGTCGCGGCTACGCCGGCGAGCGCAACCATTCAGTTGGGCGACGCGTTGGTCTTCGGCGACGTGTCCGCCCAGAACCTTTTCCGCATGCGGAAACCAGGCAACTTCAACCTGGTTCAGCAGCGCAACACGCTCCGTCTCGGCCTCGACTACAAGTGGCTGCACGACGGGAAGCTCATCAACAAATTCGACACACCCGACTGGATCCGGCAGTCCAGCGTCTACGTCCTGTACCGCGGCGTCTACGACAGCGTGTACGACCTGAAGCCCGGCGGCGCGTTCTACACCTTCACGGGCGCGCGTGACGGCTCGTTCAGCGACATCCCGCGCAGTGCCCGTGACGCGGTCAAGTGGGAAAACACGCTGCGCGAGGCGTACATCGACATCGACTTCGCGAGCATCCCGCTCAGCCTGCGTCTCGGCCGGCAACAGATCGTCTGGGGTGAGACGGACAACTTCCGTCTGCTCGATCGCGTCAACGCGCTCGACCTCACCTGGCACCTGCAGCAGGAGATCGACGTCGGCCGCGGCTGGGATCAGCTCCGCATCCCGTACTGGATGATCAAGTGGCTGTGGCGGCTCGAGGACTTCGGTCCGGTCTCGAACGCGTTCCTCGAAGGCTTCTGGAACCCGGGCGACTGGTATCCGAACAAGCGCCGCTTCCTGCCGTACTCGCCCTGGAGCCTCCCGCTCGAGAATCCGATCCCGTTCCCGAACCTCGAGCGCGGCACGACGCTGTTCCGCCAGGGCGACTACACGCGTAACCCGGCGGAGAACAGCCAGGTCGGCGTGCGCTTCAGCGGCTTCGCGGCCGGCATCAACTTCACCATCGCCTACATGTACCAGCGTTGGGCGGGCGACGACGGCTCGAACACCGCGTTCGTCCGCGCGGACCTCGATCCCGTCACGGCCACCGAGGCGCTCGCGAACAACACGCTGCCGGCCTGGTACACCGCGCCCTACGTCCACGTGATCGGCGCGTCGGCCAACTACTTCGACGAGTGGTCCGAGGCCGTCCTCAAGACCGAGATGGTCTACATCATGGGGACGCCGTGGGCCGACGGCGACAAGCGCTCGCCGGTGCTGCCCGATCTGCTGTTCGGCGTCAGCAAGCGCGACATGTGGCAGGGCATGATCGGCTTCGATCGCCCGACCTGGATCCGCTTCCTGAACCCGAACGCCACCTGGCTCATCCTCGGCCAGTTCTTCTGGCACTACCTGATCGACAACGAGCGTCCGGTGGGCGATCAGATCGGCTTCGTCGGCAACCTGTCGCCGACCATGCCGCTGATCGGGCGCGACGGTGGGCCGTGCGTGAACTTCGTGCGCTGCAAGGCGGTCGACCGCGTGCGCGACTGGGAGATGCTCATGACGCTCGCCGCGACGAGCTTCTACATGGGCGGCTCGCTGGTTCCGCAGATCACCTACGTCCTCGACCCGGTGAACTCGTTCAACCAGGAGGTGGCGTGGAGCCTCGACTACTACGTCACGCCGGACTTCATCGTGAACGTGGCGCAGAAGTACTACATCAACACCACCGAGGCGCCGGTCTACGAGACGTGGGGCATCGCCGGCGTCAACCGCGGCCGCTCGGAGACCCAGCTCCGCTTCACGTATCAGTTCTGA
- a CDS encoding creatininase family protein codes for MAVVRAEELTSTKLRQLSGARSVAFLPVSALEVHGPHLPLGMDLFMARWMAEETGRRFAERHPDWMVVQLPPLPLGADELPLAGSVEASPRTVYTALVAHGRSLARAGFANVVVTNGHGGPRHAAALEAACRKVSRRTGIRMFTPSIVTLHRIVTGGRFARVEELIGRALTERERTGLLSGEHAAAWETSFMLAQDARLVEPGYETLPPLQPPVWRPLARVGAWAVRLRERTGGDAAKLREAVEALSGAIGWLLNARYGYGGEAVTYKGDPSVASAEIGHAFREILAEDCLEIVENVCLGRVAAHEVRSIASEHAVIQPGFAARVGIAAALVVALLLL; via the coding sequence ATGGCCGTCGTCCGCGCGGAAGAGCTGACCTCCACGAAGCTCCGACAGCTGAGCGGAGCGCGCAGCGTCGCGTTCCTGCCGGTGAGCGCGCTCGAGGTGCACGGGCCGCACCTGCCGCTCGGAATGGACCTCTTCATGGCCCGCTGGATGGCGGAGGAGACCGGGCGTCGCTTCGCCGAGCGCCATCCCGACTGGATGGTCGTGCAGCTGCCGCCGCTGCCGCTCGGCGCCGACGAGCTGCCGCTCGCGGGCTCGGTCGAGGCGTCGCCGCGCACCGTGTACACGGCGCTCGTCGCGCACGGGCGAAGTCTCGCGCGCGCGGGCTTCGCGAACGTCGTGGTCACCAACGGACACGGCGGCCCGCGTCACGCGGCGGCGCTCGAGGCCGCGTGCCGCAAGGTCAGCCGGCGCACCGGGATCCGGATGTTCACGCCGTCGATCGTCACGCTGCACCGGATCGTCACCGGCGGACGTTTCGCGCGCGTCGAGGAGCTGATCGGACGCGCGCTCACCGAGCGCGAGCGCACCGGTCTGCTGAGCGGCGAGCACGCGGCCGCGTGGGAGACGAGCTTCATGCTCGCGCAGGACGCGCGGCTCGTCGAGCCCGGCTACGAGACGCTGCCGCCGCTGCAGCCGCCGGTGTGGCGTCCGCTGGCGCGCGTCGGCGCGTGGGCCGTCCGGCTGCGCGAGCGCACGGGTGGGGATGCGGCGAAGCTGCGCGAAGCGGTCGAGGCGCTGTCGGGCGCGATCGGCTGGCTGCTCAACGCGCGCTACGGCTACGGCGGGGAAGCCGTCACGTACAAGGGCGATCCGTCCGTCGCGTCGGCGGAGATCGGTCACGCGTTCCGCGAGATCCTCGCCGAGGACTGCCTCGAGATCGTCGAGAACGTCTGCCTCGGTCGCGTCGCGGCGCACGAGGTGCGCAGCATCGCTTCGGAGCACGCGGTGATCCAGCCCGGCTTCGCGGCGCGCGTCGGCATCGCGGCGGCGCTCGTGGTCGCGCTGCTGCTTCTCTGA
- a CDS encoding DUF692 domain-containing protein — protein sequence MRRHRDLGFGIGLRRGHYADILEHGTRVDWFEAISENFLVPGGRPLHVLERVRRDYPLVLHGVSLSIGSTDPLDEDYLRALRALVDRFEPAWVSDHLCWTGVDAHNLHDLLPLPWTEETLAHVAARVERVQDALGRRLVLENVSSYLTFTHSTMPEWEFLAELTRRADCDLLLDVNNVWVSAHNHGFDPRRFIDAIPAERVAQIHLAGHSDYGTHLRDTHDAPITDAVWDLYRYTIARLGRVSTLVEWDGEVPPLATVEEQALRAREIALATVAQRGEQAA from the coding sequence ATGCGCCGTCATCGCGACCTCGGCTTCGGCATCGGGCTCCGGCGCGGCCACTACGCCGACATCCTCGAGCACGGCACGCGCGTCGACTGGTTCGAGGCCATCTCGGAGAACTTCCTCGTCCCCGGCGGACGTCCGCTGCACGTCCTCGAGCGCGTGCGCCGCGACTACCCTCTCGTCCTGCACGGCGTGTCGCTGTCGATCGGCAGCACGGACCCGCTCGACGAGGACTACCTGCGCGCGCTGCGCGCGCTCGTCGACCGCTTCGAGCCGGCGTGGGTCTCCGACCATCTCTGCTGGACCGGCGTCGACGCGCACAACCTGCACGACCTGCTGCCGCTGCCGTGGACCGAGGAGACGCTCGCGCACGTCGCCGCGCGCGTCGAGCGCGTGCAGGACGCGCTCGGCCGACGGCTCGTGCTCGAGAACGTGTCGAGCTACTTGACGTTCACCCACTCGACGATGCCCGAGTGGGAGTTCCTCGCCGAGCTCACCCGGCGAGCCGACTGCGATCTGCTGCTCGACGTCAACAACGTCTGGGTGAGCGCGCACAACCACGGCTTCGACCCGCGGCGCTTCATCGACGCCATCCCGGCGGAGCGCGTGGCGCAGATCCACCTCGCCGGCCACAGCGACTACGGCACGCACCTGCGCGACACCCACGACGCGCCGATCACCGACGCCGTGTGGGACCTCTACCGCTACACGATCGCGCGCCTCGGCCGGGTCTCGACGCTGGTCGAGTGGGACGGCGAGGTGCCGCCGCTCGCGACGGTCGAGGAGCAGGCGTTGCGGGCGCGCGAGATCGCGCTCGCGACCGTCGCCCAGCGCGGCGAGCAGGCGGCATGA
- a CDS encoding DNA-binding domain-containing protein translates to MSAAPLPLRELQLRLRELIANARGLAPHEVERLVAELPVAGDERLSAAGRVAIYAEMYFLRLHDALAEDYGALRCSLGDERFARLVRAYLVRHPSDSPSLRDLGRHLPGFLEHHPELLDAPWQQDLARFEWALVEAFDAVDEPVLRPDDLAALAPEAWPALDVRPVRSLRLVATSAPVDDARERLLRGEELGDVPRATLWLRVWRQGWQVFHRRVDELEFAALDWLRGGGVTFADLCEWLAARVGDDAAAGEALKLLRRWLADELLVARASA, encoded by the coding sequence ATGAGCGCCGCCCCGCTGCCGCTGCGCGAGCTGCAGCTCCGCCTGCGTGAGCTGATCGCAAACGCGCGTGGGCTCGCGCCGCACGAGGTGGAGCGCCTGGTCGCGGAGCTGCCGGTCGCCGGCGACGAGCGGCTTTCCGCCGCGGGGCGCGTCGCGATCTATGCCGAGATGTACTTCCTGCGGCTGCACGACGCGCTCGCCGAGGACTACGGCGCGCTGCGATGCTCGCTCGGCGACGAGCGCTTCGCGCGCCTCGTGCGCGCCTACCTCGTCCGCCACCCGAGCGACAGCCCGTCGCTGCGCGACCTCGGGCGTCACCTGCCGGGCTTTCTCGAGCACCACCCGGAGCTCCTCGACGCGCCCTGGCAGCAGGATCTCGCCCGCTTCGAGTGGGCGCTGGTCGAGGCCTTCGACGCCGTCGACGAGCCCGTGCTGCGGCCGGACGATCTCGCCGCGCTCGCGCCCGAGGCGTGGCCCGCGCTCGACGTCCGCCCGGTGCGGTCGCTCCGGCTCGTCGCGACGTCGGCTCCCGTCGACGACGCGCGCGAGCGGCTGCTGCGCGGCGAGGAGCTAGGCGACGTGCCGCGCGCCACGCTGTGGCTTCGCGTCTGGCGTCAGGGCTGGCAGGTCTTCCACCGCCGCGTCGACGAGCTCGAGTTCGCGGCGCTCGACTGGCTGCGCGGCGGCGGCGTCACCTTCGCCGACCTCTGCGAGTGGCTCGCGGCACGCGTCGGTGACGACGCGGCGGCGGGCGAAGCGCTCAAGCTCCTGCGTCGCTGGCTCGCGGACGAGCTGCTCGTGGCCCGCGCGAGCGCCTGA
- a CDS encoding c-type cytochrome, translated as MSFESGSWRAWVLLLLVAGACAVGPFRRPPADPYATASVARGKVVYDQYCAPCHGATGLGDGPLAAEYDPPPTDLVSPGWHVSVKDIEIVIATPHYSGRLIKSRVQTGNREMPAWNEVLTPQEIDDVTAYIRSLAR; from the coding sequence ATGTCGTTCGAGAGCGGCTCGTGGCGTGCGTGGGTGCTGCTGCTGCTCGTCGCCGGCGCCTGCGCGGTGGGCCCGTTCCGACGCCCGCCGGCCGATCCGTACGCCACGGCGAGCGTGGCGCGCGGCAAGGTGGTCTACGACCAGTACTGCGCGCCTTGCCACGGGGCGACGGGTCTCGGTGACGGTCCGCTCGCTGCGGAGTACGACCCGCCGCCCACCGATCTCGTGTCGCCGGGCTGGCACGTGTCCGTCAAGGACATCGAGATCGTGATCGCGACGCCGCACTACTCGGGGCGGCTGATCAAGTCGCGCGTCCAGACGGGCAACCGCGAGATGCCCGCCTGGAACGAAGTCTTGACGCCGCAGGAGATCGACGACGTCACGGCCTACATCCGCTCGCTGGCGCGCTGA
- a CDS encoding response regulator: protein MARKRILVVEDNEDNRRILLYRLRKIGDFDIVETANGAEAVAAVEANPPDLIFMDLKMPVMDGWEATRRIRALECGKEIPIIALTAQAMAGDEQKALANGCNDYLAKPVVDPSLVREKIERLLGVTTKH from the coding sequence ATGGCGAGAAAGCGGATACTGGTCGTCGAGGACAACGAGGACAACCGGCGCATCCTGCTCTACCGCCTGCGCAAGATCGGTGACTTCGACATCGTCGAGACCGCCAACGGTGCCGAGGCGGTCGCGGCGGTCGAGGCGAATCCACCCGACCTGATCTTCATGGACCTCAAGATGCCGGTCATGGACGGCTGGGAGGCGACCCGGCGCATCCGTGCGCTCGAGTGCGGCAAGGAGATCCCGATCATCGCGCTCACCGCGCAGGCGATGGCCGGCGACGAGCAGAAGGCGCTTGCGAACGGCTGCAACGACTACCTCGCGAAGCCCGTGGTCGATCCCTCCCTGGTGCGCGAAAAGATCGAGCGCCTCCTCGGCGTCACCACCAAGCACTGA
- the gltX gene encoding glutamate--tRNA ligase has protein sequence MASVRTRFAPSPTGALHVGGVRTALFNYLYARHFGGRFILRIEDTDRQRSTQAWVDEIIGALQWLGLEWDEGPFFQTQRMDLYRSTIERLLSSGHAYRCTCTPEELEAKRKAARERGGSVAYDRHCRPGVGPGPVEGRPAAIRFAVPLDGEVVVDDLVKGRVVFQNAEIEDFVIARSDGWPTYNLVVTVDDADMAISHVLRGDDLLPSTPKQIHLYRALGAPVPEFAHLPQVLGMDRARLSKRHAATAVTSYRELGYYPDALINFLARLGWSHGDQEVFTRKELIHAFSLENVGKSAGVFNLEKLDWLNFQYLKARTPEQLAADLRPFMESRGIHIPGDDAWLAKMAMTLRERAKTLGELTDFAHFYLSDDITIDEKAAAKFLKPENAPLLQDLTSRLEALETWDAASIERVFQDVIASSGKSLGALAQPVRVAVTGGTVSPGIFEVLDVLGRERSLRRLKTALERMGSSSVESGVS, from the coding sequence ATGGCGTCCGTACGCACGCGATTTGCGCCCAGCCCGACCGGTGCGTTGCACGTCGGCGGCGTGCGCACTGCACTGTTCAACTACCTCTACGCACGCCACTTCGGCGGACGGTTCATCCTCCGCATCGAGGATACCGACCGCCAGCGATCGACCCAAGCATGGGTCGACGAGATCATCGGTGCGCTGCAGTGGCTCGGCCTCGAGTGGGACGAGGGGCCGTTCTTCCAGACGCAGCGCATGGATCTCTACCGCTCGACCATCGAGCGGCTGCTGTCCTCCGGACACGCGTACCGCTGCACGTGCACGCCCGAGGAGCTCGAAGCCAAGCGCAAGGCCGCGCGTGAGCGCGGCGGCAGCGTCGCCTACGACCGGCACTGCCGTCCCGGCGTTGGCCCGGGTCCCGTCGAGGGACGCCCGGCCGCGATCCGCTTCGCCGTGCCGCTCGACGGCGAGGTCGTGGTCGACGACCTCGTGAAGGGGCGCGTGGTCTTCCAGAACGCCGAGATCGAGGACTTCGTGATCGCGCGCTCCGACGGCTGGCCGACGTACAACCTCGTCGTGACGGTCGACGACGCGGACATGGCGATCAGCCACGTGCTGCGCGGCGACGACCTGCTGCCGAGCACGCCGAAGCAGATCCACCTCTACCGCGCGCTCGGCGCACCCGTGCCGGAGTTCGCGCACCTGCCGCAGGTGCTGGGCATGGATCGCGCGCGACTGTCCAAGCGCCACGCGGCGACGGCGGTGACGTCGTACCGCGAGCTCGGCTACTACCCCGACGCCCTGATCAACTTCCTCGCGCGACTCGGATGGTCGCACGGCGATCAGGAGGTGTTCACTCGCAAGGAGCTTATCCACGCTTTCTCCCTGGAAAATGTCGGCAAATCCGCGGGAGTCTTTAACCTCGAGAAGCTCGACTGGCTGAACTTCCAGTACTTGAAGGCGCGGACGCCCGAGCAGCTCGCAGCGGACTTGCGGCCCTTTATGGAGTCGCGTGGGATCCACATCCCCGGCGACGACGCCTGGCTCGCGAAGATGGCGATGACGCTGCGCGAGCGCGCGAAGACGCTCGGCGAGCTCACCGACTTCGCGCACTTCTACCTGAGCGACGACATCACCATCGACGAGAAGGCGGCGGCGAAGTTCCTGAAGCCGGAAAACGCGCCGCTGCTGCAGGACTTGACCTCTCGCCTCGAGGCGCTCGAGACCTGGGACGCGGCGTCGATCGAGCGCGTCTTCCAGGACGTGATCGCGAGCAGCGGGAAGTCTCTGGGCGCGCTCGCGCAGCCCGTGCGCGTCGCGGTCACGGGCGGCACGGTGAGCCCGGGGATCTTCGAGGTGCTCGACGTGCTCGGCCGCGAGCGCTCGCTGCGCCGCCTCAAAACGGCGCTCGAGCGCATGGGGAGCAGCAGCGTCGAGAGCGGCGTTTCGTGA
- a CDS encoding DUF2889 domain-containing protein → MQIAARGIPIHTRTLSVTLLGGDGAELELAAYVLDLRKRGFVPVAGDLQGTGIIHHMQLAGAIDRRAQRLTRLTARMPTVAFEASAATQGESCRDLVARVDALAGTTLDKGYPRRLSEEIGGPRGCSHVLTLAQLVGPTATWALREDGRLHGSDAPRRRGERVFRRDVVVDGYESDGDLWLTLQLNDLCFAPEVDATAASERFAAQLELRGAARVAMSELRIAELALEERRRDARSFDTAEWRPRPDRAEPVVGLSLRAGITAALLDQFGGQGGAGDDQPLLDALLMLAPATVQCVASFIDTWTKVPWMRGNETGGFPDSCYMWRRDGALGRTRFV, encoded by the coding sequence ATGCAGATCGCGGCCCGCGGCATCCCGATCCACACCCGCACGCTCTCGGTGACCCTGCTCGGCGGCGACGGCGCCGAGCTCGAGCTCGCCGCCTACGTGCTCGACCTGCGCAAGCGCGGCTTCGTGCCGGTCGCGGGCGACCTGCAGGGAACCGGCATCATCCACCACATGCAGCTCGCGGGCGCGATCGACCGGCGCGCGCAACGCCTCACGCGGCTCACGGCGCGCATGCCGACGGTGGCCTTCGAGGCGAGCGCGGCCACGCAGGGGGAGAGCTGCCGCGACCTCGTCGCGCGCGTCGACGCGCTCGCCGGAACGACGCTCGACAAAGGATACCCGCGCCGGCTGAGCGAGGAGATCGGCGGCCCGCGCGGCTGCTCGCACGTCCTCACGCTCGCGCAGCTCGTCGGGCCGACGGCGACGTGGGCGCTGCGCGAGGACGGGCGCCTGCACGGCTCCGATGCGCCGCGCCGGCGCGGCGAGCGCGTGTTCCGCCGCGACGTCGTCGTCGACGGCTACGAGAGCGATGGCGACTTGTGGTTGACGCTACAGCTGAACGATCTGTGCTTCGCGCCCGAGGTGGACGCGACGGCGGCGAGCGAGCGCTTCGCCGCGCAGCTCGAGCTGCGTGGAGCGGCGCGCGTCGCGATGAGCGAGCTCCGCATCGCGGAGCTCGCGCTCGAGGAGCGTCGGCGCGACGCGCGCTCGTTCGACACCGCCGAGTGGCGTCCGCGTCCCGACCGCGCCGAGCCCGTCGTCGGGCTCTCGCTGCGCGCCGGCATCACGGCTGCCCTGCTCGATCAGTTCGGCGGCCAGGGCGGCGCGGGCGACGACCAGCCGCTGCTCGACGCGCTCTTGATGCTCGCGCCGGCGACCGTGCAGTGCGTCGCCTCGTTCATCGACACCTGGACCAAGGTGCCGTGGATGCGCGGCAACGAGACCGGCGGCTTCCCGGACTCGTGCTACATGTGGCGCCGCGACGGCGCGCTCGGTCGCACGCGGTTCGTCTGA
- a CDS encoding enoyl-CoA hydratase-related protein — MTFTMLDFVVDGGIATITLNRPERRNALNRQAYAELEAAFRRAQTDEQVRCVILTGADPAFCSGDDVKEIMLGGERESTVASLRQVRPQPTPAALAVLECDRPIIAAVNGPAVGWGMDLALLCDMRIASERARFGELFVKRGLIADLGGLWRLPQIVGSARAAELLFTGDVIDAVEAERIGLVSRVVPHDELMPAARSLAERIAANAPLALRYMKEGLRRATYGDPRELGAYIGSTLATLFATEDHREGARAFVEKRQPVFKGR, encoded by the coding sequence ATGACGTTCACGATGCTCGACTTCGTCGTCGACGGAGGGATCGCGACGATCACGCTCAACCGCCCCGAGCGCCGCAACGCGCTCAACCGGCAGGCCTACGCGGAGCTCGAGGCCGCGTTCCGACGCGCGCAGACGGACGAGCAGGTGCGCTGCGTGATCCTCACCGGCGCGGATCCCGCGTTCTGCAGCGGCGACGACGTCAAGGAGATCATGCTCGGCGGCGAGCGCGAGTCGACGGTGGCGTCGCTGCGTCAGGTGCGTCCCCAGCCGACGCCCGCGGCGCTCGCGGTGCTCGAGTGCGACCGCCCGATCATCGCCGCGGTGAACGGTCCGGCCGTCGGATGGGGCATGGACCTGGCGCTCCTGTGCGACATGCGGATCGCTTCCGAGCGCGCGCGCTTCGGCGAGCTGTTCGTCAAGCGCGGCCTGATCGCGGACCTGGGCGGTCTCTGGCGGCTGCCGCAGATCGTCGGCTCGGCGCGGGCCGCGGAGCTGCTGTTCACGGGCGACGTCATCGACGCGGTCGAGGCGGAGCGCATCGGCCTCGTCTCGCGCGTGGTGCCGCACGACGAGCTCATGCCCGCGGCGCGCTCTCTCGCCGAGCGCATCGCGGCGAACGCGCCGCTCGCGCTGCGCTACATGAAGGAGGGCCTGCGGCGCGCGACCTACGGCGACCCGCGCGAGCTCGGCGCCTACATCGGCTCGACGCTCGCGACGCTGTTCGCGACCGAGGACCACCGCGAGGGCGCGCGGGCGTTCGTCGAGAAGCGTCAGCCGGTGTTCAAGGGGCGCTAG
- a CDS encoding HIT family protein: MSCIFCRIASGEVKGEIVAREPGVVAFLDVAPLADGHTLVVPEAHVARVEDLSPEDARRLFDAVVRLAGPVREAVGAVGSTIGINNGEATGQTIPHVHVHIVPRWTGDGAGSIHTIFPRRTSRSVTEVGDLIRQRLGTSSGAK; encoded by the coding sequence ATGAGCTGCATTTTCTGTCGGATCGCGAGCGGAGAGGTGAAGGGCGAGATCGTCGCGCGCGAGCCGGGGGTGGTCGCCTTCCTGGACGTCGCGCCGCTGGCCGACGGTCACACCCTGGTCGTCCCGGAGGCGCACGTCGCGCGGGTCGAGGATCTGTCCCCGGAGGACGCGCGCAGGCTTTTCGATGCGGTCGTGCGGCTCGCGGGACCGGTCCGCGAGGCGGTGGGCGCCGTCGGCTCGACCATCGGGATCAACAACGGCGAGGCGACCGGCCAGACGATCCCGCACGTCCACGTGCACATCGTGCCGCGCTGGACGGGCGACGGAGCCGGCAGCATCCACACGATCTTCCCGCGCCGCACCAGCCGGTCGGTGACCGAGGTCGGCGACCTGATCCGCCAGCGCCTCGGGACGAGCTCCGGCGCGAAGTGA